TCTATCTGTCTCATTTTCTAAACATCTCAGAAGTCCACAGTTTCCATCATCATGATCTTGCTCTCGATGACATCTTTGAGCCAACGCTCTCTGAAGCGAGACAGACCTGGCTTGTGGACCAACTGATTGGTCTCAAACACGTAGTAAACTTCGATTGGATAGTGctaaaaggtaaacaaaataaaacatttcattaTGTTAAGTTGGACTGGATACCATCATCATTCGCAAAGACACGCATCCGTGGCCGCCTCATCCTGATTGTATTGGAGCGCACTCCTGCAGTCACTGCaatcacctgggcccaattacatggctctgcttaccgccaaattctgcgcttacgatcacgattccccaattgcgtgcaagcgccgaatttctgcgctaggcttgtaagcgtagaatgcctagtaacatggagtacgcacgccCAGAAGTAAAAATTTGCGCTAACTCGTGAAAAACGCTTGCCGTAAAcacaaattccctgcttccgtaagcgccaattctgtgcttacggtaagcagagccatgaaattgggccctattcTCTTTCAATTGCTGCTCTTCTCAACTATCCTACCAATCCACTTTGTGACATTGTCTATCCAGCACAGCTGAGGGCGACCTCTGCCTCCAGGAAACTTCAGCTTTAGTTTTAACATTGGTAGACATGCTGATCTAGCTGttgccgaagtcgtcgtttcggacacaaCCTTATGTTTCAGGCTATATATTCACAATTTTTCCAGataaatcagaaatcagactaagGTAGGAAAAATATCGTGGCTATTAAAATGATTTCTCTCACCCCCGGTTTAATCTTGGAGACCTCAATGGTGAAATAGACACAGGCAGCAGCTCTAGGGATGGGTTTCCTTCTAGTTGGTAAACTCCATCGCACTTGATATCGATACTTCTTGCTGTATTTATCGTCTTCTTCTCTTAGGAAATCGATGCAGTAAAGCCAGCTGTTTTGGTATTCCCACGTCTGttggaagaaagaaaaagttaTCAGATGATGAGGTCTTTATGCTTCtatttgaaagagcaagggcaccaaagcattttctcctgaggaaattgtaaatttctattcgagcatttcaagggcaacgAGACAAAGTTGCCTCCGTATagtataaagcccggttcatacttcctgcgaatgcgaagcgaatgttgacgtcacaaattctcAGCAAATATCGCTgtgaaaggagggttgtgacatcaaattcacgtcaaattcgcttcacattcgcattcgcaggaagtatgaatggGGCTTTAGGCCTGGATGATAGTATATCAGTAAAACTTGTGGCATGTCATGGCACAGCAGTCTAGTTAACCAGCAGCGGAGTGTAGGTTTAATacaagggccaatttcataaagctgtttagcagacaattttgcttagcaattttcttGCCTATGCAAGAAATGACCGGGTACCAGACGTAGCAATGGTAACTATGGTAT
The sequence above is a segment of the Asterias amurensis chromosome 12, ASM3211899v1 genome. Coding sequences within it:
- the LOC139945614 gene encoding A-kinase anchor protein 14-like — translated: MSGVEELEQQAHHLVDRVIDNSIKRVISELHSGDESDLGRPVSAVRDYDSLLFRETEDHDIQDIHWMTIDQFTIEKGEAKINEFVKTWEYQNSWLYCIDFLREEDDKYSKKYRYQVRWSLPTRRKPIPRAAACVYFTIEVSKIKPGHYPIEVYYVFETNQLVHKPGLSRFRERWLKDVIESKIMMMETVDF